The following coding sequences are from one Leptolyngbya sp. NIES-3755 window:
- a CDS encoding 1-acyl-sn-glycerol-3-phosphate acyltransferases (similar to AA sequence:cyanobase_aa:LBDG_41060): MRETPTRPVNAEIVRDREPLISLVLYHLFKWSIVSPVLHTYFRGRIYGAENVPKQGRLLVVSNHASDFDPPLLSCAIGRPVAYMAKEELFKVPVLKQAIKAYGAYPVKRGVGDRSAMKAAMASVESGWATGVFLDGTRTPDGRIADPKLGAAWIAAKTNSPLIPVSLWGTHQIFKPGSSIPRPVPLTIRIGEVIEAPKSSDRAELEAITQQCAEAIHKLHDLGR; the protein is encoded by the coding sequence ATGAGAGAAACGCCGACCCGTCCCGTAAATGCTGAAATTGTTCGCGATCGAGAACCGTTGATCAGTTTGGTGCTCTATCACCTGTTCAAATGGTCGATCGTGTCTCCGGTGCTGCATACCTATTTCCGGGGTCGCATCTACGGGGCTGAAAATGTTCCAAAACAGGGTCGGCTCTTAGTGGTGAGCAATCATGCGAGTGATTTTGATCCGCCCTTGCTTTCTTGTGCGATCGGTCGTCCCGTTGCTTATATGGCAAAGGAAGAACTCTTCAAAGTTCCGGTGCTGAAACAAGCAATTAAAGCGTATGGTGCGTATCCGGTGAAGCGGGGAGTTGGAGATCGATCCGCGATGAAGGCGGCAATGGCATCCGTTGAATCGGGTTGGGCGACCGGTGTGTTTCTCGATGGCACTCGTACCCCAGATGGACGAATTGCTGATCCAAAATTAGGTGCAGCTTGGATTGCTGCTAAAACGAATTCGCCTTTGATTCCCGTCAGCTTGTGGGGAACGCATCAGATCTTTAAGCCTGGAAGTTCGATTCCGCGACCTGTACCGCTTACGATTCGGATTGGGGAAGTGATTGAAGCGCCCAAGAGTAGCGATCGAGCCGAACTTGAAGCGATTACTCAACAGTGTGCGGAAGCAATTCATAAACTACACGATTTAGGAAGATGA
- a CDS encoding phosphate ABC transporter, periplasmic phosphate-binding protein (similar to AA sequence:cyanobase_aa:Cyan7425_1395) has translation MKHFWKVSILFILVVIFSWVAATPAQNVQIKITGGGSSFQALLYESWFEQYSRLNPTVDLSYQVIGSVAGIDRFLNQAIDFAGSDRLINVKERQRSPLRREVIQIPIVGRMMVLAYNLPGIENLRLSRSSYCAIVTGQIRNWSARRIAQDNPNIRLPNLPITFVFRADGSLTTLVMSQHLEKACPNWSSGVGLTVRWIRGIGARGGEGTSAAIEQKPGAIGYFDYNIARVFNLPSATLQNQAGQFVAPSVAAAAIALQSVEKDLSATTIDPPETGAYPIVVPTYFMLYERYDDPAKAEALKQFVQWALQDGRTIAEKLNYVPLPDKVVEQVLKTLGVNP, from the coding sequence ATGAAACACTTCTGGAAAGTGAGTATCCTGTTTATTCTTGTTGTTATATTTTCATGGGTTGCAGCCACACCCGCACAAAACGTGCAAATTAAGATAACTGGAGGGGGTTCGTCTTTTCAAGCTCTACTTTACGAAAGCTGGTTTGAGCAATACAGTCGTCTTAATCCAACTGTAGACCTGAGCTACCAAGTTATTGGGAGCGTGGCAGGGATTGACAGATTTCTAAACCAAGCGATCGACTTTGCTGGCAGCGATCGTCTGATAAACGTCAAGGAACGTCAGCGATCTCCACTCCGCAGAGAAGTTATCCAAATTCCAATCGTCGGGCGGATGATGGTGCTGGCGTATAACTTACCTGGAATTGAGAATTTGCGGCTTTCGCGTTCTAGCTACTGTGCGATCGTCACAGGTCAAATTCGGAATTGGTCAGCCCGACGCATTGCACAAGATAATCCCAATATTCGCTTGCCAAATCTCCCGATCACGTTTGTGTTTCGCGCTGATGGATCGTTAACCACACTGGTCATGAGTCAGCATCTCGAAAAAGCTTGTCCAAACTGGTCTTCTGGTGTAGGACTAACCGTCAGGTGGATAAGAGGCATCGGCGCAAGAGGCGGAGAGGGAACGAGTGCAGCTATTGAGCAAAAACCTGGTGCGATCGGATATTTCGATTACAACATAGCAAGAGTGTTCAATTTACCTTCTGCGACATTGCAGAATCAAGCGGGACAATTTGTAGCGCCTTCAGTTGCAGCGGCAGCGATCGCACTACAATCAGTCGAAAAGGATTTAAGTGCGACGACGATTGATCCGCCGGAAACTGGAGCTTACCCAATCGTGGTTCCAACTTATTTCATGTTGTATGAGCGGTACGACGATCCAGCAAAAGCAGAAGCGCTGAAGCAGTTTGTTCAGTGGGCATTGCAGGACGGAAGAACGATCGCTGAAAAACTAAACTATGTGCCTTTGCCGGATAAGGTTGTGGAACAAGTATTGAAGACACTCGGAGTGAATCCGTAA
- a CDS encoding glucan synthesis regulatory protein, putative (similar to AA sequence:cyanobase_aa:AM1_B0061) has product MNQEDLNAIEQAVNESWQRIENWLRDNAPGLLEWFNPPATEEEIRQVESAIGKQFPPSVRFSYLRHNGFGNLSGWKDSNSFFDDYEFMALGRVMLWDEEMKRLEREDGLDDYDTVKQIQICQFQCDFFCVESSSNGKETVLNEWRSRNDNYKHTPVADSFAAYLSSFANRLENREFYYVDDEDDDAYGCLMRTDAELF; this is encoded by the coding sequence ATGAACCAGGAAGATTTGAATGCAATCGAGCAAGCAGTGAACGAAAGCTGGCAACGCATTGAGAACTGGCTGCGAGACAATGCGCCTGGTCTTTTAGAGTGGTTTAATCCGCCTGCAACTGAAGAAGAGATTAGACAGGTCGAATCAGCGATCGGCAAACAGTTTCCGCCTTCAGTGCGATTTTCTTATCTGCGGCACAACGGATTTGGGAATCTTTCGGGTTGGAAAGACAGCAACAGTTTTTTTGATGATTACGAGTTCATGGCGCTTGGCAGAGTGATGCTATGGGATGAAGAAATGAAAAGATTGGAACGAGAAGACGGATTAGATGACTATGACACGGTAAAGCAAATTCAAATCTGTCAGTTCCAGTGCGATTTCTTTTGTGTTGAATCGTCATCGAATGGTAAAGAGACGGTATTGAATGAATGGCGCAGCCGCAACGACAACTATAAACACACGCCAGTAGCAGATAGTTTTGCTGCATATCTATCAAGCTTTGCCAACAGGTTAGAAAACAGAGAATTTTATTATGTGGACGACGAAGACGACGATGCCTATGGATGCTTGATGAGAACAGATGCAGAGTTGTTTTAG
- a CDS encoding cell division protein (ab initio prediction:Prodigal:2.6;~similar to AA sequence:cyanobase_aa:cce_3579) produces MTFSDPVPALRDALRFSPDNVPLRLHLAETLLNRGEAEAAEPEYAEALRLAPENTAAKFGLARSLFQLGQFPPALKLLDALTQQSNPEAAWLSLHARVLLQTGDMTKAAQQFRKAAEQDESLKTSDLADQLAAVPVFGSVAPQSSDQSFAQRGEAIERPKLTFADVGGMEELKEQIRLKIIYPLANAELFKAYGKAIGGGILMYGPPGCGKTHIARATAGEIQANFIAVGLNDVLDMWIGSSERNLHELFDQARRNSPCVLFFDEADGLAASRSDFRQSDSRKVINQFLMELDGVEYSNEGVLILAATNTPWHLDSAFRRPGRFDRILFVPPPDQSARSAILRLLCKGKPVSDIDFDFIAKKTKDFSGADLKAVLDVAVERKLQEAMKTGRPQPLTTKDLTNAAQTVKPSTREWFSSARNYAIHANQDGTYNDILDYLK; encoded by the coding sequence ATGACCTTTTCTGATCCAGTTCCCGCTCTCCGTGATGCGCTCCGATTTTCGCCGGACAATGTGCCGCTTCGATTGCATTTGGCAGAGACATTACTCAATCGGGGGGAAGCTGAAGCGGCGGAACCAGAGTATGCAGAAGCGCTGAGGCTTGCTCCAGAGAATACGGCTGCAAAATTTGGATTAGCCCGATCGCTGTTTCAACTCGGACAGTTTCCGCCTGCACTGAAGCTACTCGACGCTTTGACACAACAATCGAACCCAGAAGCAGCTTGGTTATCATTACACGCACGAGTGTTGTTACAGACGGGGGACATGACCAAAGCCGCTCAACAGTTTCGCAAAGCCGCAGAACAGGATGAGAGCTTGAAGACTTCAGATCTAGCGGATCAGTTGGCGGCAGTGCCCGTGTTTGGATCTGTTGCACCTCAAAGTAGTGATCAATCGTTTGCACAGCGTGGCGAAGCCATCGAGCGTCCGAAGCTCACTTTTGCAGATGTGGGTGGGATGGAAGAGTTGAAGGAACAAATTCGGCTCAAGATTATCTATCCGTTAGCAAATGCGGAATTGTTCAAAGCTTATGGAAAAGCGATCGGGGGCGGAATTTTGATGTATGGACCTCCGGGTTGCGGTAAAACACATATTGCACGAGCTACAGCGGGGGAAATTCAGGCGAACTTTATTGCAGTTGGGCTGAATGATGTGCTGGATATGTGGATAGGAAGCAGTGAGCGCAACTTACATGAGTTGTTCGATCAAGCAAGACGGAATTCGCCCTGTGTTTTATTTTTCGATGAAGCGGATGGGTTGGCAGCAAGTCGATCGGACTTTCGCCAGTCGGATTCCAGAAAAGTCATCAATCAGTTTTTGATGGAGCTAGATGGCGTTGAATACTCGAATGAAGGAGTGCTAATCTTAGCAGCAACGAATACACCGTGGCATTTGGATAGTGCATTTCGTCGTCCGGGAAGGTTCGATCGCATTTTGTTTGTTCCACCGCCTGATCAGAGTGCTCGATCGGCAATTTTAAGACTGTTATGCAAAGGCAAACCTGTTTCAGATATTGATTTCGACTTTATTGCGAAGAAAACGAAGGACTTTTCTGGAGCCGATCTAAAAGCGGTGCTTGATGTTGCTGTTGAAAGAAAGCTACAGGAAGCAATGAAAACCGGAAGACCGCAACCTCTGACGACTAAAGATTTAACCAATGCAGCACAGACTGTGAAACCTTCGACACGCGAATGGTTTAGCTCGGCTCGAAACTACGCGATTCATGCCAATCAGGATGGTACATACAATGACATTCTAGACTATCTTAAATGA
- a CDS encoding TPR repeat-containing protein (similar to AA sequence:cyanobase_aa:Npun_R0666): protein MSNYFERARLLFEQRRFDLAVRELQQGLAIEPDNASYHRLLALCFSQQNKPNDAIAEIDHAISLDPNHGGGHYIKAGILRDQGNLKAARSTIAEALRLDPEDTDSYSRLAAIQFDQKQVKESLATAETGLQINPEHLGCMNLRVLSLTELGQLPKAESEVLVALAIAPENPFAHAVHGWISFRQNRISAALDSFKTALRLKPDLEWARQGLVESLKARNGIYRFILGVDRFRVGMFKGPRLLLLAIPQIRALYWLMYLMVVATRPFFTVLLSFDSYGRLTLTPTEIKKSRWVAGIILFVIFMFLLPILASSR from the coding sequence ATGAGCAACTATTTTGAAAGAGCGCGGTTGCTGTTTGAACAGCGACGGTTTGATTTAGCTGTGAGGGAATTGCAGCAAGGACTCGCGATCGAGCCAGATAATGCGTCTTATCACCGATTGTTAGCGCTATGTTTCTCGCAACAAAACAAGCCAAACGACGCGATCGCAGAAATTGATCATGCTATTTCTCTTGATCCGAATCATGGCGGCGGTCACTATATCAAAGCGGGAATTCTGCGAGATCAAGGCAACTTGAAAGCGGCGAGAAGTACGATCGCTGAAGCACTCAGACTTGATCCAGAAGATACCGATAGTTATTCTCGACTGGCTGCAATTCAATTTGATCAGAAGCAGGTAAAAGAATCATTGGCAACGGCTGAAACGGGTTTGCAAATTAATCCAGAACATCTAGGCTGCATGAATCTGCGAGTCTTGTCGCTTACAGAGTTGGGACAGTTACCGAAAGCAGAATCGGAAGTTTTAGTGGCTCTCGCGATCGCGCCTGAAAATCCTTTTGCTCATGCAGTTCACGGATGGATTTCGTTTCGGCAAAATCGAATTTCTGCGGCTTTAGATAGCTTCAAAACGGCACTCAGACTGAAGCCTGATTTGGAATGGGCAAGGCAAGGACTCGTCGAATCTCTGAAAGCTCGAAATGGCATCTATCGGTTTATTTTGGGAGTCGATCGATTTCGGGTGGGAATGTTCAAAGGTCCGCGATTGTTATTGCTGGCGATTCCTCAGATTCGAGCACTTTATTGGCTCATGTATCTGATGGTGGTCGCAACTCGACCATTTTTTACTGTGCTATTGTCATTTGATAGTTACGGCAGACTGACGCTGACTCCCACAGAAATTAAGAAAAGTCGTTGGGTTGCAGGGATTATCTTATTCGTGATTTTCATGTTTCTACTGCCGATTTTGGCGAGTTCGAGATGA
- a CDS encoding YD repeat protein (similar to AA sequence:cyanobase_aa:LBDG_02600), producing the protein MTQTYQVGGNLPIDAPTYVKRNADRALYEHLKNGDFCYVLNSRQMGKSSLRVQTMHRLQNENVACAVIDLTTIGIEQISAEQWYASLIGSLANRFKLKFDLVNWWKNRQLLTPVQRWSNFLEEILLDQINEQIVIFIDEIDSVLSLSFPVEDFFASIRACYNRRVENPNYDRLTFALLGVASPSHLMQDKQRTPFNIGYAIELSGFQLHEVGVLAQGLPVADPKKVIKKILNWTGGQPFLTQKLCRLVEQTGEEVEEIVRSRILEQWEFQDEPTHLKTIRDRLLNKRTGRLLGLYQKALTHTLKTDGSFDQIELRLSGLVVERQGYLSVYNPIYAEVFNLEWIEQILASLCPYADALNAWMASGQNESWLLRKQALQEAQIWATGKSLSDRDYWFLDASRELETREVQKALEAEQQANQILTEARQKAEAEERKANQRLAKTQWKARWVARIGFGMLALMSIAAITVSLEARNVLRNAEIARRSVEIESFNAAAQLRSLKNDQLNGLLESVKAVQSYSNLPPDAQSKLLSETSNTLQQSIYSIHEWNRLQEHQDKVNGVAFSRDGKRIATASDDTTVKLWTVEGELIKSLSCEQEKRCSAFTSVAFTNDDRLLATSQNGKIYVWNSAGELIKTLSGQTQGIENVAIGKSAIASASWDNTIRLWTLSGDAIKTPQLRHKGAVYTVSFSSDGQSLASAGEHGDVKLWTIEGKLLKQWKAHETQINSLSFSGDLLASASGDGTVKLWKDGTLIRTLNSRNGQVYSVSFSPDGRTIASAHQDGTVKQWRVSDGREINVFTGHKGAIYSVSFSPDGKVLASSSYDNSVKLWKLENPLRRVLRGHTAEVNSVRFSPNGQQLVSASQDGSIKLWDVNGRFLSTIASHPNWFQSAVFSPDGSMIAAASRDRTIKLLKPDGTLLNTFTGHTGRVYNIAFSPDGQTLLSTSYDASIRLWNLQGTVLKTIRGHSGRIYSAEFSQDGTTIVSAGGDETVRLWNRQGKQLQQMNAHSGRVYNAEISPDNQRIVSGGNDGVLRYWDFQGKESIAAKSDGGSIYSIAISSDSQTIATGHQDGTIQLWDRKGNLLRTLRGHTGIVEGLSFSPNSDRFLASASRDKTIILWEWRSSLDQLLTQSCDWLQNYLEHNSTVKDRDRTICNPPDSSRTRQNRQ; encoded by the coding sequence ATGACCCAAACCTATCAAGTCGGCGGCAATTTACCGATCGATGCTCCCACGTATGTGAAAAGAAATGCCGATCGTGCTCTTTACGAGCATTTGAAGAACGGCGATTTTTGCTATGTGTTGAACTCTCGTCAGATGGGAAAGTCGAGCTTACGAGTTCAAACGATGCACAGGTTACAAAACGAAAATGTTGCTTGTGCAGTGATTGATTTAACCACGATTGGAATTGAGCAGATTAGCGCAGAGCAATGGTATGCCAGTTTGATTGGAAGTTTGGCGAATCGATTCAAGCTGAAGTTCGATTTGGTAAATTGGTGGAAAAATCGTCAACTACTGACCCCAGTTCAGCGCTGGAGTAACTTTTTAGAAGAAATCCTACTCGATCAGATCAATGAACAGATCGTGATTTTCATTGATGAGATTGATAGTGTACTCAGTTTGTCATTTCCCGTTGAGGATTTTTTTGCTTCAATTCGAGCTTGCTATAATCGCCGCGTTGAAAATCCGAACTACGATCGATTAACTTTTGCTCTGTTAGGAGTTGCTTCGCCTTCCCATTTGATGCAGGACAAACAGCGAACACCCTTTAATATTGGATATGCGATCGAGCTTTCCGGTTTTCAACTACACGAAGTTGGTGTTCTCGCTCAAGGTTTACCTGTCGCTGATCCAAAAAAAGTGATCAAAAAAATCCTAAATTGGACGGGTGGGCAGCCTTTTTTGACACAGAAGCTTTGTCGATTGGTTGAGCAAACAGGTGAAGAGGTTGAAGAAATTGTTCGATCGAGAATTTTAGAACAATGGGAGTTCCAAGATGAGCCGACTCATTTGAAAACAATTCGCGATCGCTTACTGAATAAACGCACTGGTCGCTTGCTCGGACTTTATCAAAAGGCACTCACACACACCCTCAAAACGGACGGCAGCTTTGATCAAATTGAACTGAGATTGTCTGGATTAGTGGTCGAACGTCAAGGGTACTTATCTGTTTACAATCCAATCTATGCAGAGGTGTTCAATCTCGAATGGATCGAGCAGATTTTAGCGAGTCTTTGCCCGTATGCGGATGCGTTGAATGCTTGGATGGCATCGGGTCAGAATGAATCTTGGTTGCTCAGAAAACAGGCATTGCAAGAGGCGCAGATTTGGGCTACCGGGAAAAGTTTAAGCGATCGAGATTATTGGTTTTTAGATGCGAGTCGTGAACTCGAAACTCGTGAAGTTCAGAAAGCTTTAGAGGCGGAACAACAAGCGAATCAAATTCTCACAGAAGCAAGACAGAAAGCGGAAGCCGAAGAACGGAAAGCGAATCAACGACTTGCAAAAACACAATGGAAAGCGCGTTGGGTGGCTCGAATTGGGTTTGGAATGTTGGCATTGATGTCGATCGCTGCCATTACAGTGAGTCTTGAAGCTCGGAATGTTCTGAGAAATGCTGAAATTGCTCGAAGATCGGTAGAAATCGAGAGTTTTAATGCTGCGGCACAACTACGATCGCTAAAAAATGATCAACTGAATGGACTGCTCGAAAGTGTTAAAGCGGTTCAAAGCTATTCAAATTTACCGCCCGATGCACAGTCTAAATTACTTTCAGAAACAAGCAATACGCTACAGCAATCGATTTACAGTATTCACGAATGGAATCGCTTACAGGAACATCAGGATAAGGTGAATGGCGTTGCTTTTAGTCGAGATGGAAAACGGATTGCAACGGCAAGCGATGATACAACCGTCAAGCTTTGGACTGTTGAAGGCGAGCTAATTAAGTCGCTATCTTGTGAGCAGGAGAAACGCTGTAGTGCTTTTACTAGCGTTGCTTTTACGAATGACGATCGCTTACTCGCGACCAGCCAAAACGGTAAGATTTACGTTTGGAATTCAGCGGGTGAATTGATTAAAACGCTGTCAGGACAGACACAGGGGATTGAAAATGTAGCGATTGGGAAAAGCGCCATCGCCTCCGCAAGTTGGGATAATACAATTCGACTTTGGACGCTCAGTGGTGATGCAATTAAAACACCTCAGCTAAGACATAAAGGCGCAGTCTATACCGTTAGCTTTAGTTCAGATGGACAATCTTTAGCTTCTGCGGGTGAGCATGGAGATGTCAAACTCTGGACGATCGAAGGCAAGCTCTTAAAACAATGGAAAGCGCATGAGACTCAAATTAATAGCTTAAGTTTCTCAGGTGATTTATTAGCTTCTGCGAGTGGTGACGGAACTGTAAAACTCTGGAAAGATGGAACTTTGATTAGAACGCTGAATAGCCGAAATGGACAGGTTTATAGTGTGAGTTTTAGCCCGGATGGAAGAACGATCGCATCTGCACATCAGGACGGAACTGTAAAACAATGGCGAGTGTCTGACGGTCGAGAAATCAATGTGTTCACAGGTCACAAAGGCGCAATTTACAGCGTCAGTTTTAGCCCAGATGGGAAAGTTCTGGCATCATCGAGCTATGACAATAGTGTGAAACTTTGGAAGTTAGAGAATCCGTTGCGTCGAGTCTTGCGCGGACATACGGCAGAAGTGAATAGTGTGCGATTTAGTCCGAATGGACAACAGTTGGTGAGTGCAAGTCAGGATGGCAGTATCAAGCTTTGGGATGTGAATGGGCGATTTTTAAGCACGATCGCATCTCATCCCAATTGGTTTCAAAGTGCGGTTTTCAGTCCAGATGGTTCAATGATTGCTGCTGCGAGTCGCGATCGCACAATCAAACTTCTGAAACCCGATGGAACTCTGCTAAACACCTTTACAGGTCATACCGGAAGAGTCTACAACATTGCCTTTAGTCCCGATGGTCAAACGCTTCTGTCTACCAGCTATGATGCCTCAATTCGACTTTGGAATCTTCAAGGCACAGTACTCAAAACAATCCGAGGACACAGCGGCAGAATTTACAGTGCAGAATTTAGCCAGGATGGAACGACGATCGTATCCGCAGGTGGAGATGAAACGGTTCGATTGTGGAATCGTCAAGGCAAACAACTTCAACAGATGAACGCTCATAGTGGCAGAGTGTATAACGCTGAGATTAGCCCAGACAATCAACGGATTGTTTCAGGTGGAAATGATGGAGTTTTAAGGTACTGGGACTTTCAGGGGAAAGAATCGATCGCGGCTAAAAGCGATGGTGGTTCAATCTACAGCATTGCAATTAGTTCCGATAGTCAAACGATCGCTACCGGACACCAAGACGGAACCATTCAACTTTGGGATCGAAAAGGTAACTTACTCAGAACATTAAGAGGACATACTGGAATTGTGGAAGGTCTAAGCTTTAGTCCGAATTCCGATCGATTCTTAGCTTCTGCAAGTCGAGATAAAACGATTATTTTATGGGAATGGCGATCGAGTCTTGATCAACTTCTAACTCAAAGCTGTGATTGGCTTCAGAACTATTTGGAACACAATTCGACCGTCAAAGACCGCGATCGAACGATCTGCAATCCACCTGATTCATCTCGAACTCGCCAAAATCGGCAGTAG
- a CDS encoding hypothetical protein (hypothetical protein PCC8801_2170;~similar to AA sequence:cyanobase_aa:LBDG_42000) translates to MIPYLTRSIVELINSITQIEKDKMPIETWFPLAIYYEDLPNASEHQQNLIEAVLKLESEVTESRNYPGMAWTGDIHGINQIHTDPEFTWIVKQVEQHVSTYLQDIGVDLSKVDLYIQRAWSIISRTEEEVGAHSHNTAHISAVYYIQVPTDETGDPGTLVFFNDARVNEVCPGLGSENTDIVDADNYLNQLYAAYPPVEGRLIIFPAKQRHAVTMNETDELRLSLSFDIVLTATGTSAGTYEFLTPPPSQWKRFG, encoded by the coding sequence ATGATTCCCTATCTTACTCGCTCGATCGTAGAACTGATAAACTCGATCACACAGATTGAGAAAGACAAAATGCCGATCGAAACTTGGTTTCCCCTAGCGATTTACTATGAAGATTTACCGAACGCTTCAGAACATCAACAAAATTTAATTGAGGCAGTTCTGAAGCTAGAGAGTGAAGTCACTGAATCGCGAAACTATCCAGGAATGGCTTGGACTGGCGACATTCATGGCATTAATCAGATTCATACTGATCCAGAATTTACCTGGATTGTGAAACAGGTTGAGCAGCACGTTTCAACTTATCTACAGGATATTGGAGTCGATTTGAGCAAAGTTGATTTATACATTCAGCGGGCTTGGTCAATTATTTCTCGAACCGAAGAAGAGGTCGGTGCTCATTCTCATAACACGGCTCACATCAGCGCAGTTTACTACATCCAAGTGCCAACTGATGAGACAGGCGATCCAGGAACTTTAGTGTTTTTCAACGATGCACGGGTGAATGAAGTTTGTCCAGGTTTAGGCAGTGAGAACACAGATATTGTCGATGCTGATAACTATCTCAATCAGCTTTATGCAGCTTATCCACCGGTCGAGGGTCGATTGATTATCTTTCCTGCAAAACAACGTCACGCGGTGACAATGAACGAAACTGACGAATTACGACTGTCCTTATCGTTTGATATTGTGCTCACTGCGACGGGAACATCGGCAGGAACTTATGAATTTCTCACGCCGCCTCCGAGTCAGTGGAAGCGATTTGGCTAA
- a CDS encoding TIR protein (similar to AA sequence:cyanobase_aa:Npun_R0838) has translation MDVESAIALADELILRSSGKSMNDLQRIVFRGAWQGKSFTEIHQDCRDRCGLDHLMRNVGPELWKLLSEATGTKVTKNHLQGAFSKLRSESVSDRVYIDRVPFEQECYSEILKPGSLIRIRAAQDMGKTWLMEQVLSHARQNGYRTQVFNFELCDSTVLTDLNKFSQWFCASIAHAIGLPNRLSEYWFDIFGCNYNSTLYFENYLLQQIETPFVLALDKVDIVFEHSAIATDFCALLRGWNQRAMQGDEIGAIWKKLRLIIVHSTEVYGNLDINHSPIGGVGLIVKLPEFNRDQVQALFDRYQLDWNVDRLMNLVGGHPYLIQHAIKQKLSIDELLQSAATESGIYSDHLRRHWMQLQQRTDLAIAFKQVISSTKPVPLDPLQAFKLESMGLVHLQGNAAIPRCELYRLYFVDRL, from the coding sequence ATGGATGTGGAGAGTGCGATCGCGCTTGCGGATGAGTTGATTCTTAGGTCGAGTGGCAAATCGATGAATGACTTACAGCGTATTGTGTTTCGAGGTGCGTGGCAGGGAAAGAGCTTTACCGAGATTCATCAGGACTGTCGCGATCGCTGTGGACTCGATCACTTGATGCGAAATGTGGGTCCTGAATTGTGGAAATTGCTCTCTGAAGCGACGGGAACGAAAGTCACGAAGAATCACCTTCAAGGCGCGTTCTCGAAGCTCAGAAGCGAATCTGTGAGCGATCGAGTGTATATCGATCGAGTTCCGTTTGAGCAAGAGTGTTACAGCGAAATTCTCAAGCCTGGATCACTGATTCGCATTCGAGCCGCGCAGGATATGGGAAAAACTTGGCTGATGGAGCAAGTTTTAAGTCACGCTCGACAAAATGGTTATCGCACTCAAGTGTTTAATTTTGAACTCTGCGATAGTACAGTCCTAACCGATTTGAATAAGTTCTCTCAGTGGTTTTGTGCAAGTATTGCTCACGCGATTGGTTTGCCGAATCGCTTGTCAGAATATTGGTTTGATATTTTTGGCTGCAATTACAACAGTACGCTCTATTTCGAGAACTATTTACTTCAGCAAATCGAAACACCGTTTGTTCTAGCACTCGATAAAGTTGATATTGTGTTTGAACATAGTGCGATCGCGACTGATTTTTGCGCTCTTTTACGAGGCTGGAATCAAAGAGCCATGCAGGGCGACGAGATTGGCGCAATTTGGAAAAAGCTGAGATTAATCATTGTTCATTCCACAGAAGTTTACGGCAATTTAGATATTAATCATTCTCCAATCGGTGGCGTGGGTTTGATTGTGAAACTCCCTGAATTCAATCGTGATCAGGTTCAAGCATTGTTCGATCGATATCAGCTTGATTGGAATGTCGATCGCTTAATGAATCTCGTGGGTGGTCATCCCTATTTGATTCAACATGCCATTAAGCAGAAATTATCGATCGATGAATTGCTCCAGTCCGCCGCGACCGAATCGGGAATCTATAGTGATCATCTACGAAGACATTGGATGCAGTTACAACAGAGAACGGATCTTGCGATCGCATTCAAACAAGTGATTTCGTCTACTAAACCTGTGCCGCTCGATCCGTTGCAAGCTTTCAAGCTCGAAAGTATGGGATTAGTTCATTTGCAAGGGAATGCAGCGATTCCGAGATGTGAACTGTATCGATTGTATTTTGTCGATCGACTTTAG